A region of Mammaliicoccus sp. Dog046 DNA encodes the following proteins:
- the glnA gene encoding type I glutamate--ammonia ligase produces MAKQSFTKEDIFRFADEENVRYLRLQFTDILGTIKNVEVPIAQLEKVLDNEMMFDGSSIEGFVRIEESDMYLYPDLDTWVIFPWTAGKGKVARLICDIYSPDGQPFDGDPRTNLKRVINEMKELGFTDFNLGPEPEFFLFKLDEQGEPTLELNDNGGYFDLAPTDLGENCRRDIVLELEDMGFDIEASHHEVAPGQHEIDFKYADAITACDNIQTFKLVVKTIARKHNLHATFMPKPLFGVNGSGMHFNVSLFNGKENAFFDPNGEMQLTDDAYHFIAGILKNARGFTAVCNPLVNSYKRLVPGYEAPCYIAWSGKNRSPLIRIPVSRGLSTRVEIRSVDPSANPYLALATILQAGLDGIKNKLTPPESVDQNIYEMDREEREAVGVQDLPSTLYTAIKAMRENEVVKDALGTHIYRQFIQSKSLEWDYYRTQVSEWEREQYMKQY; encoded by the coding sequence ATGGCTAAACAATCATTTACAAAAGAGGACATTTTTCGTTTTGCTGACGAAGAAAACGTACGTTATTTAAGATTACAATTTACAGATATTTTAGGTACAATTAAAAACGTTGAGGTTCCAATTGCACAATTGGAAAAAGTTTTAGACAACGAAATGATGTTTGACGGTTCTTCAATTGAAGGATTCGTGCGAATTGAAGAGTCGGATATGTATTTATATCCTGATTTAGATACTTGGGTAATTTTCCCATGGACTGCTGGTAAAGGAAAAGTTGCACGATTAATCTGTGATATTTATAGTCCTGATGGTCAACCATTTGATGGAGATCCACGTACAAACTTGAAACGTGTCATCAATGAAATGAAAGAATTAGGATTTACAGATTTCAACTTAGGGCCTGAGCCTGAATTCTTCTTATTCAAATTAGATGAACAAGGGGAACCAACATTAGAATTAAACGATAATGGCGGATATTTCGATTTAGCACCTACAGATTTAGGTGAAAATTGTCGTCGTGACATCGTATTAGAACTTGAAGACATGGGCTTCGATATTGAAGCAAGTCACCATGAAGTGGCACCAGGTCAACATGAAATTGATTTCAAATATGCAGATGCAATTACTGCATGTGATAACATTCAAACATTCAAATTAGTTGTTAAAACTATCGCACGTAAACATAACTTGCATGCAACATTCATGCCAAAACCATTATTTGGTGTGAACGGAAGCGGAATGCACTTTAACGTATCATTATTCAATGGTAAAGAAAATGCATTCTTCGATCCAAATGGCGAAATGCAATTAACTGATGATGCATATCACTTCATCGCTGGTATCTTGAAAAATGCACGTGGATTTACTGCAGTATGTAACCCATTAGTAAACTCTTATAAACGTTTAGTACCAGGTTACGAAGCACCATGTTATATTGCATGGAGTGGTAAAAACCGTTCACCATTAATCAGAATACCTGTATCACGTGGACTTTCAACTCGTGTTGAGATTCGTTCAGTAGATCCATCAGCAAATCCATATTTAGCGCTTGCTACAATTTTACAAGCTGGATTAGATGGAATTAAAAATAAATTAACTCCACCAGAATCAGTAGACCAAAATATCTATGAAATGGATAGAGAAGAACGCGAAGCAGTAGGTGTACAAGACTTACCGTCAACACTTTATACTGCAATTAAAGCAATGAGAGAAAATGAAGTCGTTAAAGACGCATTAGGTACTCATATTTATCGCCAATTCATTCAATCTAAATCATTAGAATGGGATTATTACAGAACTCAAGTTTCTGAGTGGGAAAGAGAACAATACATGAAGCAATATTAA
- a CDS encoding MerR family transcriptional regulator, whose protein sequence is MSRDIIRRNMAVFPIGVVIKLTELTARQIRYYESNELVSPKRTEGNQRLFSLNDLERLLEIKNLIEKGFNMKGIKQILLQEQSDLSEDELKMRERVIRGTSKTEGPLNRGDLSRFFK, encoded by the coding sequence CTGTCAAGAGACATTATTAGAAGAAACATGGCCGTGTTTCCAATTGGTGTAGTCATCAAGTTAACAGAGCTAACAGCTAGACAAATCAGATATTATGAAAGCAATGAGCTTGTCTCGCCAAAAAGGACTGAAGGTAATCAACGGTTATTTTCATTAAATGACCTTGAAAGGTTGCTGGAAATTAAAAATCTTATTGAAAAAGGATTCAACATGAAAGGGATAAAACAAATTCTATTACAAGAACAGAGTGACCTTTCTGAAGATGAACTTAAGATGAGAGAGCGGGTAATTAGAGGAACTTCTAAAACAGAAGGACCACTTAACCGTGGAGATTTATCAAGATTTTTTAAATAA
- a CDS encoding aminotransferase class I/II-fold pyridoxal phosphate-dependent enzyme: protein MEQKLEQLIKEVETTLRPYFDKVEQNAFIAQTRVLDAFHKVKITESDLIGTTGYGYDDIGRDHLEAVYSEVFRAEDSLVRPQIISGTHAITLALNSQLQNGDELLYITGTPYDTLLEVIGVNGNGIGSFIEQGIKYNEVDLKEGDIDIQTVLESINAQTKVVAIQRSKGYSSRPSLTINKIESAIKQIKEKYPNVIIFVDNCYGEFVEDKEPIEIGADLIAGSLIKNPGGGLAKIGGYISGNADLIERCAYRLTAPGIGKEAGASLGSLPEMYQGFFLAPHVVSQSLKGALFTSLLLEKLNMTTTPHYQDARTDIIQSVTFDKKEQMIAFCQSIQHASPINAHFSPMPSYMPGYEDDVIMAAGTFIQGSSIELTADGPIRAPYEAYIQGGLTYEHVKIAIIRAVENLISNELVQL from the coding sequence ATGGAACAGAAATTAGAGCAATTAATTAAAGAAGTTGAAACAACTTTAAGACCTTATTTTGATAAAGTTGAACAAAATGCATTTATAGCACAAACACGCGTACTAGATGCATTCCATAAAGTGAAAATTACTGAATCAGATTTAATTGGAACGACAGGATATGGATATGATGATATTGGTAGAGATCATTTAGAAGCTGTTTATAGTGAGGTATTTAGAGCAGAAGATAGTCTTGTTAGACCACAAATTATATCAGGTACACATGCGATTACATTGGCACTAAATAGCCAACTTCAAAATGGAGATGAATTATTATATATTACTGGTACACCATATGACACGTTATTAGAAGTAATTGGCGTTAACGGTAATGGCATTGGAAGTTTTATTGAACAAGGTATTAAATACAATGAAGTTGATTTGAAGGAAGGCGACATCGATATTCAAACTGTATTGGAGAGTATCAATGCACAAACGAAAGTCGTCGCTATACAACGTTCTAAAGGTTATAGTTCAAGACCGTCATTAACAATCAATAAAATAGAAAGTGCAATTAAACAAATTAAAGAAAAATATCCTAATGTGATTATATTTGTCGATAATTGCTATGGTGAATTTGTTGAAGATAAAGAACCAATTGAAATTGGTGCAGATTTAATTGCTGGATCACTAATTAAAAATCCTGGTGGTGGCTTAGCTAAAATTGGTGGATATATTTCTGGGAATGCGGATTTAATAGAAAGATGTGCGTATCGATTAACTGCACCAGGTATCGGTAAAGAGGCAGGTGCTTCACTGGGTAGTTTACCTGAAATGTACCAAGGTTTCTTCTTAGCGCCACATGTTGTGAGTCAAAGTTTGAAAGGTGCATTATTTACGTCACTACTTCTAGAAAAATTAAATATGACAACTACACCACATTATCAAGATGCACGAACAGATATTATACAATCAGTTACTTTTGATAAAAAAGAACAAATGATTGCATTTTGTCAGTCTATTCAACATGCTTCGCCAATCAATGCGCACTTTAGTCCAATGCCGAGTTACATGCCTGGATACGAAGATGATGTCATTATGGCTGCTGGTACGTTTATACAAGGTTCATCAATAGAGTTAACTGCAGATGGCCCAATTAGAGCACCTTATGAAGCTTATATTCAAGGTGGATTAACATATGAACACGTCAAAATTGCAATTATTAGAGCTGTTGAAAATTTAATATCGAATGAACTTGTGCAATTATAA
- the hflX gene encoding GTPase HflX: MKNNLKSTINKTERVILLAYHDKKVDETTFQSTVDELASLAKTSQLEVVEIFTQKRDRPDQQYYFGKGKIEEVIEYIDLNELDVDAIIANDELTTGQSKHLDELFNTKIIDRTQLILEIFAQRASSREGQLQVELAQLDYLLPRLSGHGKSLSRLGGGIGTRGPGETKLETDRRHIRTRMNEIKHQLETIVSHRFRYRERRQHNQAYQVALIGYTNAGKSSWFNQLTNDSTFEKDLLFATLDPKSRAISINDGFNVVLSDTVGFIQKLPTTLIAAFKSTLEEAKYAQLLIHVVDASHPHYQEQYETVMTLVKQLEMDHIPMLVAFNKKDKIDSKDIAVSEHSIFVSAKSKDDKAVFKDKLVEMIKETMSYYEMTLPSTDSDQIYWQRTHTLVESMDFDEIEEAYLIKGYKQK, translated from the coding sequence ATGAAGAACAATTTGAAATCAACAATCAATAAAACAGAAAGAGTCATCTTATTAGCTTATCATGATAAAAAAGTAGACGAAACGACTTTTCAATCAACAGTAGATGAGTTGGCTTCATTAGCGAAAACAAGTCAGCTTGAAGTAGTTGAGATTTTTACACAAAAAAGAGATCGCCCAGATCAACAATATTATTTTGGGAAAGGCAAGATTGAAGAAGTTATAGAATATATTGATTTAAACGAATTAGACGTCGATGCTATTATAGCGAACGATGAGTTGACGACTGGTCAATCGAAGCATCTCGATGAATTGTTTAATACTAAAATAATAGATAGAACGCAATTGATATTAGAAATATTTGCTCAACGTGCATCTAGTCGTGAAGGACAATTACAAGTAGAATTGGCGCAATTAGATTATTTATTACCAAGATTATCTGGCCACGGTAAAAGTTTATCCCGATTAGGTGGCGGTATTGGTACAAGAGGTCCTGGTGAAACAAAATTAGAAACGGATAGACGACATATTCGTACGAGAATGAATGAAATAAAACATCAATTAGAAACGATTGTTTCGCATCGATTTAGATATAGAGAGAGAAGACAGCATAATCAAGCATATCAAGTCGCACTCATTGGTTATACAAATGCAGGGAAATCATCATGGTTTAATCAATTAACCAATGATTCAACATTTGAAAAAGATTTGTTATTTGCTACGTTAGATCCTAAATCAAGAGCAATTTCAATCAATGATGGATTTAATGTCGTTCTATCGGATACAGTGGGATTTATTCAAAAGTTACCGACGACTTTAATTGCTGCTTTTAAATCAACGTTGGAAGAAGCGAAATATGCACAATTACTGATACATGTTGTTGATGCCAGTCATCCACACTATCAAGAACAATATGAAACTGTAATGACTTTAGTGAAACAGTTAGAAATGGATCATATACCAATGTTAGTTGCATTCAATAAGAAAGATAAAATAGATAGTAAAGATATAGCTGTCTCAGAACATTCTATCTTTGTATCAGCAAAATCTAAAGATGATAAGGCGGTATTTAAAGATAAATTAGTGGAAATGATTAAAGAAACAATGTCGTATTATGAAATGACATTACCATCTACAGATTCGGACCAAATTTATTGGCAGAGAACACATACTTTGGTCGAATCAATGGACTTTGATGAAATAGAAGAAGCGTATTTAATAAAAGGATATAAACAAAAATAA
- a CDS encoding glutathione peroxidase, with translation MTIYDFEVAKTNGELYSLSDYKDKVILIVNTASECGFTPQFEGLESLYQDYKDSGLVVLGFPCNQFGNQEPGDSYEAYQNCKLNYGVTFPMHEKINVKGSEQHPLYDYLTSAKKGILNGAIKWNFTKFLVNKDGEVVQRFAPQKSPDQLRSAIEELL, from the coding sequence ATGACAATCTATGACTTTGAAGTAGCAAAAACAAATGGTGAGCTATACTCATTATCTGATTATAAAGATAAAGTAATATTAATCGTAAATACAGCAAGTGAATGTGGTTTTACACCTCAATTTGAAGGATTAGAATCACTTTATCAAGATTATAAAGATAGCGGCTTAGTTGTATTAGGGTTTCCTTGTAATCAATTTGGGAATCAAGAACCTGGAGATTCTTACGAAGCATATCAAAATTGTAAATTAAACTATGGTGTAACTTTCCCTATGCACGAGAAAATCAACGTTAAAGGATCTGAACAACATCCATTATATGATTATTTAACGAGTGCGAAAAAAGGTATATTAAACGGGGCAATCAAATGGAATTTCACGAAATTCCTTGTTAATAAAGATGGTGAAGTCGTACAACGCTTTGCTCCTCAAAAAAGTCCAGATCAATTAAGAAGTGCAATTGAAGAATTGTTATAA
- the hfq gene encoding RNA chaperone Hfq, with protein sequence MAEKENIQEVLLEKFKSEGTELTIFLLNGFQMKGKIVNFDDKVVLLYIEGKENLIYKHAISTFVDAQDEEETKEEA encoded by the coding sequence ATGGCAGAGAAAGAAAATATTCAAGAAGTATTATTGGAGAAATTTAAATCAGAAGGTACTGAATTAACAATCTTCTTATTAAATGGTTTCCAAATGAAAGGCAAAATCGTCAATTTTGACGACAAAGTTGTATTATTATATATTGAAGGAAAAGAAAATCTAATTTACAAACATGCTATTTCAACTTTCGTAGATGCACAAGACGAAGAAGAAACTAAAGAAGAAGCTTAA
- the miaA gene encoding tRNA (adenosine(37)-N6)-dimethylallyltransferase MiaA: MSNKPLIAIVGPTAVGKTELSIKLAKALNGEIINGDAFQIYKGLDIGTAKATEEEREGIPHHLIDVYEPCETYSVYQFKKEFSEIVDDIHNRGKIPILVGGTGLYVQSVLYDYQLEEEEIDSEKMEIIQNKLKELSKLNNIEMHEHLKSFDPETASSVHPNNRKRVERAIEYYLKTKKTLSERKKSQTFSGKYSTILVGIEMSRETLYERINMRVDMMLERGLYKEVSNLVEMGYENSQSMQAIGYKELIPVVRGKIDIETSKEQIKQNSRRYAKRQMTWFKNKMDVTWFQRDKQTLSEIADNVIQLSE, encoded by the coding sequence ATGAGCAATAAACCTTTGATCGCAATAGTTGGACCGACAGCAGTAGGTAAAACAGAGTTAAGCATTAAATTGGCTAAAGCATTGAACGGTGAAATTATAAATGGAGATGCCTTTCAAATTTATAAAGGTCTAGATATCGGAACTGCAAAAGCTACCGAAGAAGAACGTGAAGGTATTCCACACCATTTAATTGACGTTTATGAACCGTGTGAAACATATTCAGTTTATCAATTTAAAAAGGAATTTTCAGAAATTGTTGATGATATTCATAATCGTGGAAAAATACCGATTTTAGTAGGTGGGACAGGTTTATATGTACAATCTGTATTATATGATTATCAATTGGAAGAAGAAGAGATAGATTCTGAAAAAATGGAAATTATTCAAAATAAATTAAAAGAATTATCTAAATTAAATAATATCGAAATGCATGAACATTTAAAGTCGTTTGATCCAGAAACGGCGTCATCAGTGCATCCGAACAATCGCAAAAGAGTTGAACGAGCAATTGAATATTACTTAAAAACAAAAAAAACTTTAAGTGAACGCAAGAAAAGCCAGACTTTTTCTGGAAAATATAGTACAATATTAGTTGGGATAGAAATGTCGCGTGAAACATTATATGAAAGAATTAATATGCGCGTCGACATGATGTTGGAGCGAGGATTATATAAAGAAGTGTCTAATCTTGTTGAGATGGGGTATGAAAATTCACAAAGTATGCAAGCAATTGGATACAAAGAATTAATACCAGTTGTAAGGGGAAAGATAGATATAGAAACTTCTAAAGAACAAATCAAGCAAAATTCTAGAAGATATGCCAAGCGTCAAATGACATGGTTTAAAAATAAAATGGATGTAACTTGGTTTCAACGGGATAAACAGACTTTATCAGAAATCGCGGACAACGTAATCCAATTATCCGAGTGA
- a CDS encoding alpha/beta fold hydrolase: MRRINHKITLSTEQTLEITIDKTDEEPIGIIHILHGVSEHKDRYDLLAEYLCKRGFHILRHNHRGHGINIEPSTRGHFNSMQELVDDVKEINETFKSELNPDLPYILLGHSMGSLVARKYVHDYPEDVDILMLSGTVIYPKLQGKFNYNALKVVNLFLGSRVKSKFINNIAFKTINREHKSLNKDHNWLSESDDNRESYEKDPYAGFPVSHKVLYEIVKVAEQSKKRTYIKKQNSKMPVLFVSGKEDHFGGFGVGIKRLASLYKRAGVKHVTVQLYKNKRHEVLFETNQYDVYEHLYHWLNLQIKHLEKEEIKNEQ; this comes from the coding sequence TTGAGAAGAATTAATCATAAAATAACTTTATCAACAGAACAAACTTTAGAAATAACAATTGATAAAACTGATGAAGAACCAATTGGTATCATACATATTCTGCATGGTGTTTCTGAACACAAAGATCGATACGACCTTCTTGCAGAGTATTTATGTAAACGTGGATTTCATATATTAAGACATAATCACCGTGGTCACGGTATAAATATAGAACCTTCTACTAGAGGGCATTTTAATTCGATGCAAGAATTAGTAGATGATGTTAAAGAGATAAATGAAACATTTAAATCTGAACTTAATCCGGATTTACCATATATTTTACTTGGGCATTCTATGGGTTCGCTAGTAGCAAGAAAATATGTTCATGATTATCCTGAAGATGTGGATATTCTTATGTTATCAGGTACGGTTATTTATCCGAAACTTCAAGGTAAATTTAATTACAATGCTTTAAAAGTAGTCAATTTATTTTTAGGAAGTCGTGTGAAGTCCAAATTTATAAATAATATTGCGTTTAAAACGATTAATAGAGAACATAAATCGCTAAACAAGGATCATAATTGGTTGAGTGAAAGTGATGATAATCGAGAATCATATGAAAAAGACCCTTATGCAGGTTTTCCAGTTTCGCATAAAGTATTATACGAAATTGTAAAAGTAGCTGAGCAATCTAAAAAGCGAACATATATTAAAAAACAAAATTCAAAAATGCCAGTGTTATTCGTTTCAGGTAAAGAAGATCATTTCGGTGGATTTGGCGTAGGAATTAAACGTCTCGCATCTTTATATAAACGCGCTGGTGTTAAACACGTGACAGTTCAATTATATAAAAACAAAAGGCATGAAGTGTTGTTCGAAACAAACCAATATGATGTATATGAACACTTGTATCATTGGTTAAATCTACAAATTAAACATTTAGAAAAAGAGGAAATAAAAAATGAGCAATAA
- a CDS encoding glycerol-3-phosphate dehydrogenase/oxidase, whose amino-acid sequence MQHLSALNRNQVKNQLKNTEYDVVVIGGGITGAGIALDASQRGMKVALVEMQDFAQGTSSRSTKLVHGGLRYLKQLQVGVVAETGKERAIVYENGPHVTTPEWMLLPLHKGGSMGPFSTSIGLKVYDFLAGVKKAERRSMLSREETINKEPLVKQDGLKAGGYYVEYRTDDARLTIEVMKRAREFGADIINYTKSNQFLYNKKNKVSGIEATDLLQNEIFEIKGKRVINAAGPWVDEVRGKDYSTNNKQLRLTKGVHIVIDQSVFPLKQAVYFDTENDGRMIFAIPRDGKAYVGTTDTIYDNDKSSPKVTEEDRSYLIDAIHYMFPTVKVEDKDIESTWAGVRPLIFEKGKDPSEISRKDEIWEGDSGLLTIAGGKLTGYRHMAQDIVDLLSKRLKEEYKLSFKPCDTKGTHISGGNVGGSKNFETFVENKVKAAKDYNLSEDAARYLARKYGSNVDDVFEIAHATQVADVNLPIEVYAEVIYSIQKEMVHKPTDFLVRRSGRLYFDINYVIEHKDAIVEVMAKVLNYDTDTTRVYKDELERAIKEAVNPNDQPAIVK is encoded by the coding sequence ATGCAACATTTATCAGCATTAAATCGTAATCAAGTTAAAAATCAACTCAAAAATACTGAGTATGATGTAGTCGTTATAGGTGGAGGAATTACTGGTGCAGGGATCGCATTAGACGCATCTCAACGTGGTATGAAAGTAGCACTTGTAGAAATGCAAGACTTTGCACAAGGAACAAGTTCAAGAAGTACTAAATTAGTTCACGGTGGTTTACGTTACTTGAAACAACTTCAAGTAGGTGTCGTTGCTGAAACAGGTAAAGAAAGAGCAATCGTTTATGAAAACGGACCTCACGTTACTACACCTGAATGGATGTTATTACCTCTTCATAAAGGCGGTAGCATGGGACCATTCAGTACTTCAATCGGGTTAAAAGTATATGACTTCTTAGCTGGTGTTAAAAAAGCAGAACGTCGTTCAATGTTAAGTAGAGAAGAAACTATCAATAAAGAACCATTAGTAAAACAAGATGGCTTAAAAGCTGGTGGATATTATGTTGAATATCGTACAGATGATGCGCGATTAACAATTGAAGTTATGAAACGTGCACGTGAATTTGGTGCTGATATCATTAACTATACAAAATCTAACCAATTCTTATACAACAAGAAAAATAAAGTTTCAGGTATTGAAGCTACAGATTTATTACAAAATGAAATTTTCGAAATTAAAGGTAAAAGAGTTATTAATGCAGCAGGACCATGGGTAGATGAAGTAAGAGGTAAAGACTACTCTACAAATAATAAACAACTTAGATTAACTAAAGGTGTACACATTGTTATTGACCAAAGTGTATTCCCATTAAAACAAGCAGTATACTTTGATACTGAAAATGATGGCAGAATGATCTTTGCTATTCCTAGAGATGGTAAAGCATATGTAGGTACAACAGATACTATTTACGATAACGATAAATCATCACCAAAAGTAACTGAAGAAGATCGTTCATATTTAATTGACGCGATTCACTATATGTTCCCAACTGTGAAAGTAGAAGATAAAGATATTGAATCTACTTGGGCTGGTGTAAGACCACTTATTTTCGAAAAAGGGAAAGACCCATCAGAAATTTCTCGTAAAGATGAAATTTGGGAAGGTGATTCAGGATTACTAACAATTGCTGGTGGTAAATTAACTGGATACCGTCATATGGCGCAAGATATCGTGGACTTATTAAGTAAACGTCTTAAAGAAGAATACAAATTATCATTCAAACCATGTGATACAAAAGGTACACATATTTCTGGTGGTAATGTTGGCGGAAGTAAAAACTTCGAAACATTCGTTGAAAACAAAGTTAAAGCAGCAAAAGACTATAATCTTTCAGAAGATGCAGCACGTTATTTAGCTAGAAAATATGGTTCAAATGTTGACGATGTATTTGAAATTGCACATGCTACACAAGTTGCAGATGTTAACTTACCAATCGAAGTGTATGCTGAAGTTATTTACAGCATTCAAAAAGAAATGGTTCATAAACCAACAGACTTCTTAGTAAGACGTTCTGGTCGTTTATACTTTGACATCAATTATGTAATTGAACATAAAGATGCAATTGTTGAAGTAATGGCAAAAGTATTAAACTATGATACAGATACTACACGTGTTTACAAAGATGAATTAGAAAGAGCAATTAAAGAAGCAGTTAATCCTAATGATCAACCTGCAATCGTTAAATAA
- the glpK gene encoding glycerol kinase GlpK translates to MEKYILSIDQGTTSSRAILFDKEGNIKYVSQREFKQYFPKGGWVEHDANEIWTSVLAVISSVLNENNVNPNQIEGIGITNQRETAVVWDKNTGRPVYHAIVWQSRQTQDICTELKSKDLEPIFKEKTGLLLDPYFSGTKVKWILDNVEGAREKAENGDLLFGTIDTWLIWKFTGNVHVTDYSNASRTLMYNIYDLKWDEELLGYLDVPASMLPEVKPSSEIYGHTQKHHFFGEEIAIAGVAGDQQAALFGQACFESGDVKNTYGTGGFMLMNTGEKAVKSESGLLTTLAYGIDGKVNYALEGSIFVSGSAIQWLRDGLRMIKSAPASEEYARKVKSTEGVYVVPAFVGLGTPYWDADARGAVFGLTRGTEKEHFIRATLESLCYQTRDVLDAMEKDSGIPVETLRVDGGAVKNNFLMQFQADIVNTPVERPEVNETTALGAAYLAGLAVGFWKSKDEIQQRWKLETEFKPELEETEREKLYKGWKTAVKATQAFKLD, encoded by the coding sequence ATGGAAAAATACATTTTATCAATAGACCAAGGAACGACAAGTTCAAGAGCAATACTGTTTGATAAAGAGGGAAATATCAAATATGTTAGCCAACGTGAATTCAAACAATACTTTCCAAAAGGCGGCTGGGTAGAACATGACGCTAATGAAATTTGGACATCTGTTTTAGCAGTTATTTCAAGTGTATTAAATGAAAATAACGTAAATCCAAACCAAATTGAAGGTATCGGTATTACAAACCAAAGGGAAACAGCTGTTGTTTGGGATAAAAACACAGGTCGTCCTGTATATCATGCGATTGTATGGCAATCAAGACAAACACAAGATATTTGTACAGAATTAAAATCTAAAGACTTAGAACCTATTTTTAAAGAAAAAACAGGATTATTATTAGATCCTTACTTCTCAGGTACAAAAGTAAAATGGATTTTAGATAATGTTGAAGGTGCTAGAGAAAAAGCTGAAAACGGTGATTTATTATTTGGAACAATCGATACATGGCTTATTTGGAAATTCACAGGTAATGTACATGTAACGGACTATTCAAATGCAAGTAGAACATTAATGTACAATATTTATGATTTAAAATGGGATGAAGAATTATTAGGCTATTTAGATGTACCAGCTTCAATGTTACCTGAAGTTAAACCTTCAAGTGAAATTTATGGACATACACAAAAACATCATTTCTTCGGTGAAGAAATTGCAATTGCTGGGGTTGCCGGTGACCAACAAGCTGCACTATTTGGTCAAGCTTGTTTTGAAAGTGGAGATGTGAAGAACACATATGGAACAGGTGGCTTCATGTTAATGAACACAGGTGAAAAAGCTGTAAAATCTGAAAGTGGTTTATTGACTACTTTAGCGTACGGTATTGACGGTAAAGTCAATTATGCACTTGAAGGTAGTATCTTTGTATCAGGATCAGCAATTCAATGGTTACGTGATGGTTTAAGAATGATTAAATCAGCACCAGCTTCTGAAGAATATGCTAGAAAAGTTAAATCAACTGAAGGCGTTTATGTTGTTCCAGCATTCGTTGGTTTAGGCACACCATATTGGGATGCAGATGCACGTGGTGCAGTATTTGGTTTAACTCGTGGTACTGAAAAAGAGCATTTCATTAGAGCGACATTAGAATCATTATGTTACCAAACAAGAGATGTTTTAGATGCAATGGAAAAAGATTCTGGTATTCCAGTTGAAACATTGAGAGTAGATGGAGGCGCAGTTAAGAATAATTTCTTAATGCAATTCCAAGCTGATATTGTTAATACACCAGTAGAAAGACCAGAAGTAAATGAAACAACAGCATTAGGTGCTGCTTACTTAGCAGGCTTAGCAGTTGGCTTCTGGAAATCAAAAGATGAAATACAACAGAGATGGAAATTAGAGACAGAATTCAAACCTGAATTAGAAGAAACTGAAAGAGAAAAACTATATAAAGGTTGGAAAACTGCAGTAAAAGCCACTCAAGCTTTCAAATTAGATTAA